One Streptomyces lincolnensis genomic region harbors:
- a CDS encoding FAD-binding dehydrogenase: MDADVIVVGAGLAGLVAAHELTSRGRRVALVDQENAANLGGQAFWSFGGLFLVDSPEQRRLGIKDSFDLAWNDWQGSAQFDRTDDEDSWAVRWARAYVEFAAGEKRSWLEGHGIKFLPTVGWAERGDLSAHGHGNSVPRFHVAWGTGTGVVEPFVEYAKQASRDGLLTFHHRHRVDELVVEEGAARGVRGTVLAEDRSPRGVASNRDRVGDFELTAKAVIVTTGGIGANHEIVRRYWPERLGTPPAEMVTGVPAYVDGRMLDISAQAGVRLVNRDRMWHYTEGIQNWDPIWPGHGIRILPGPSSMWFDALGRRLPEPCLPGYDTLSTLKYLRTTEDIADHDHSWFILTQKIIEKEFALSGSEQNPDITAKDRAGFLKERILGKGAPGPVDAFLRKGADFVTAPNLEQLVDKMNELTDKALLDAAGIRRQIEARDLQIANAYSKDAQVQGIRNARRYIGDRLGRVATPHRILDPAAGPLIGVKLHTLTRKTLGGIQTDLDSRALGTDGEPLDGLYAAGEVAGFGGGGVHGYNALEGTFLGGCLFSGRAAGRAAARQTG, encoded by the coding sequence ATGGATGCCGACGTCATCGTCGTCGGAGCCGGGCTCGCGGGTCTGGTCGCCGCACACGAGCTGACCAGCAGGGGCCGCCGGGTCGCGCTGGTGGACCAGGAGAACGCCGCCAACCTCGGCGGGCAGGCCTTCTGGTCCTTCGGCGGGCTGTTCCTCGTCGACTCCCCGGAGCAGCGCCGCCTCGGCATCAAGGACTCCTTCGACCTGGCCTGGAACGACTGGCAGGGCAGTGCGCAATTCGACCGGACCGACGACGAGGACTCCTGGGCGGTGCGCTGGGCGCGCGCCTACGTCGAGTTCGCGGCCGGGGAGAAGCGGTCCTGGCTGGAGGGGCACGGCATCAAGTTCCTGCCCACCGTCGGCTGGGCCGAGCGCGGTGACCTGAGCGCCCACGGCCACGGCAACTCCGTGCCCCGCTTCCACGTCGCCTGGGGCACCGGCACCGGCGTCGTGGAGCCCTTCGTCGAGTACGCCAAGCAGGCCTCGCGCGACGGACTGCTCACCTTCCACCACCGCCACCGGGTCGACGAACTGGTCGTCGAGGAGGGAGCGGCGCGCGGAGTGCGCGGCACCGTCCTGGCCGAGGACCGCTCGCCCCGAGGTGTCGCCTCCAACCGCGACCGCGTCGGCGACTTCGAGCTCACCGCCAAGGCCGTGATCGTCACCACCGGCGGAATCGGCGCCAACCACGAGATCGTCCGCCGCTACTGGCCCGAACGCCTCGGCACCCCGCCCGCCGAGATGGTCACCGGTGTCCCCGCCTACGTCGACGGCCGGATGCTCGACATCAGCGCGCAGGCCGGTGTGCGCCTGGTCAACCGTGACCGCATGTGGCACTACACCGAGGGCATCCAGAACTGGGACCCCATCTGGCCCGGCCACGGCATCCGCATCCTGCCCGGCCCGTCCTCGATGTGGTTCGACGCCCTCGGCCGCCGCCTGCCCGAACCCTGCCTGCCCGGCTACGACACCCTCAGCACCCTCAAGTACCTGCGCACCACCGAGGACATCGCGGACCACGACCACTCCTGGTTCATCCTCACCCAGAAGATCATCGAGAAGGAGTTCGCCCTCTCCGGCTCCGAGCAGAACCCCGACATCACCGCCAAGGACCGCGCCGGGTTCCTGAAGGAGCGCATCCTCGGCAAGGGCGCGCCAGGCCCGGTCGACGCGTTCCTGCGCAAGGGCGCGGACTTCGTGACCGCGCCGAACCTGGAGCAACTCGTGGACAAGATGAACGAGCTGACCGACAAGGCGCTGCTCGACGCGGCCGGGATCCGGCGCCAGATCGAGGCCCGCGACCTCCAGATCGCCAACGCCTACAGCAAGGACGCCCAGGTGCAGGGCATCCGCAACGCCCGCCGCTATATCGGCGACCGCCTCGGCCGGGTCGCCACCCCGCACCGCATCCTCGACCCGGCGGCCGGGCCCCTGATCGGCGTCAAGCTGCACACCCTGACCCGCAAGACCCTCGGCGGGATCCAGACCGACCTCGACTCCCGCGCCCTCGGCACCGACGGCGAGCCGCTCGACGGTCTCTACGCCGCGGGTGAGGTCGCCGGCTTCGGCGGCGGTGGCGTCCACGGCTACAACGCGCTGGAGGGCACCTTCCTGGGCGGCTGCCTCTTCTCCGGGCGGGCGGCGGGCCGGGCGGCGGCACGGCAGACCGGCTGA
- a CDS encoding TetR/AcrR family transcriptional regulator: MAVEETTRRVTKRRVRTRANLLDAAFAVFAAKGFGRVSIEEVCEAAGYSRGAFYSNFGSLDELFFALYRQRADLIAEQVAGALAVEGPGLDVPAAVDRVTEVLLLDRDWLLVKTDFLVHAARAPEVARTLLEHRARLRQAVAQWLDRAEGSAWLPAVLGSVDGVAHAVVAAYDGVTVQLLLDGDVDRARGWLKQLLTALLTDGSDTTV, translated from the coding sequence ATGGCGGTGGAGGAGACGACCAGGCGCGTCACCAAACGACGTGTCCGTACGCGGGCCAACCTCCTGGACGCCGCCTTCGCGGTCTTCGCCGCCAAGGGGTTCGGGCGGGTCTCCATCGAGGAGGTCTGCGAGGCCGCCGGCTACAGCCGGGGCGCCTTCTACTCGAACTTCGGCAGCCTGGACGAGCTGTTCTTCGCCCTGTACCGGCAACGGGCCGACCTGATCGCCGAACAGGTCGCCGGGGCGCTCGCCGTCGAGGGGCCGGGACTGGACGTGCCGGCCGCCGTGGACCGGGTCACCGAGGTGCTGCTCCTGGACCGGGACTGGCTCCTGGTGAAGACCGACTTCCTGGTGCACGCCGCCCGTGCGCCCGAGGTCGCGCGGACCCTGCTCGAACACCGGGCGCGGCTGCGGCAGGCGGTCGCGCAATGGCTGGACCGGGCGGAGGGCTCCGCCTGGCTGCCCGCGGTGCTCGGCTCCGTCGACGGGGTCGCCCACGCGGTGGTCGCCGCCTACGACGGGGTCACCGTCCAACTGCTGCTGGACGGGGACGTCGACCGTGCCCGCGGCTGGCTCAAACAACTGCTCACCGCGCTGCTCACCGACGGCAGCGACACAACCGTATGA
- a CDS encoding alpha-ketoglutarate-dependent dioxygenase AlkB: MSTHLQASLFDQTDRLRLGPLDGIHRTVLGSGAWIDVLPGWLSGSDALFEQLATQVPWRAERRTMYDHVVDVPRLLAFYGAGDALPHPLLDRAREALSAHYAEELGEPFTTAGLCYYRDGRDSVAWHGDRTGRGAREDTMVAIVSVGAPRDLALRPVRGGDTVRRPLGHGDLIVMGGSCQRTWEHSVPKSTRATGPRISIQFRPHGVR; the protein is encoded by the coding sequence ATGAGCACGCATCTCCAGGCCTCCCTCTTCGACCAGACCGACCGGCTCCGGCTCGGCCCCCTCGACGGGATCCACCGGACCGTGCTCGGATCCGGCGCCTGGATCGACGTACTGCCGGGCTGGCTGAGCGGCTCGGACGCCCTGTTCGAACAGCTGGCGACTCAAGTGCCGTGGCGGGCGGAGCGCCGCACGATGTACGACCACGTCGTCGACGTCCCGCGGCTGCTGGCGTTCTACGGCGCCGGCGACGCCCTGCCGCACCCCCTGCTGGACCGGGCTCGCGAGGCGCTGTCCGCGCACTACGCCGAGGAGCTGGGCGAACCGTTCACGACGGCCGGGTTGTGCTACTACCGCGACGGCCGGGACAGCGTGGCCTGGCACGGCGACCGGACCGGGCGGGGCGCCCGCGAGGACACCATGGTCGCGATCGTCTCCGTGGGCGCGCCCCGGGACCTGGCGCTACGGCCGGTACGCGGCGGCGACACCGTCCGACGGCCGCTGGGGCACGGGGACCTGATCGTGATGGGCGGCTCCTGTCAGCGGACCTGGGAGCACTCCGTGCCCAAGAGCACACGGGCCACGGGACCGCGCATCAGCATCCAGTTCCGTCCGCACGGCGTGCGGTGA